The nucleotide sequence CCGGCCCCGAGGCGCGCACCGGGATGCCGCTGCGGCGGTCGAGCACGCCGCTCCACTGCGTGAGCGCCAGCGACACCAGCACCACCAGCGCGCCGATCCAGGGCGTGTGCATCAGGCCGAGGTGCGTGACGATCAGGCCGCCGGCCCAGGCCGCGCCGGCAATGCCGAGGTTGAAGGCCGCGATGTTCAGGCCCGAGGCCACGTCGACCGCCTGCGGCGTGAAGCGTTCGGCCTGCTTCACCACGTAGACCTGCAGGCCCGGCACGTTGCCGAAGGCCACCGCGCCCCACAGCAGCACCGCCACCACGGCAAACCACTTGTGCGGCGCCGCGAAGTTGAACAGCAGCAGCACCGCGGCCAGCAGCGCGAAGATGATCTTCAGCGCCGGGATCGGGCCCAGCCGGTCGGCCAGCTTGCCGCCCCAGATGTTGCCCACCGCCACCGACACGCCGTAGACCAGCATCACCCAGCCCACCGCGCCCGCGCTGAAGCCGGCCACGTCGGTGAGGATCGGCGCGAGAAAGGTGAAGGGAATGAACGAGCCGCCGTAGCCGATGGCCGTCTTGGCATACACGAGCAGCAGGCGCGGCTCGGCCAGCACCTTGGCCTGCTGCGCCAGCGAGGCCGGCGCCGTGTGGCGGATGTCGCTGGGCACGAAGATCCAGCTGCCCACGAAGGCGATCACGCCGAGCGCCGACACCGCGAGGAAGGTTTCACGCCAGCCGAAGTGCTGCCCGATGAAGGTGCCCAGCGGCACGCCCGTGACCAGCGCCACCGTGAGGCCCGTGAACATGATCGCGATTGCGCTGGCCGCCTTTTCCTTGGGCACCAGGCCGGTGGCGATGGTCGAGCCGATCGAGAAGAACACCCCGTGCGCCAGCCCCGTGAGGATGCGCGCGGCCACCAGCGTTTCGTAGCTCGGCGCCTTCCAGGCCAGCAGGTTGCCGACCGTGAACAGCGCCATCAGGCCCAGCAGCAGCGCCTTGCGCGGCAGCTTGCCCGTGAGCGCGGTGAGCACCGGCGCGCCGATGGCCACGCCCAGTGCATAGAGGCTGACCAGCAGGCCGGCGGAGGGAAGGCCGATGCCTAGATCGGCGGCGACCGTGGGGATGAGGCCAACGATGACGAACTCTGTGGTTCCGATGGCGAAGGCGCTGAGGGTTAGCGCTAGTAGGGCGATGGGCATGGGGCACTCCTTCTGGGATGGGAGAAGTGTCTCGGAATCACCTTTGCTGATTAAGTAGGTTATCGGCAGAAGATAGTTGTGCTGGAAGCAAGAGTCTATTTTTAGAGGCGCTTATGTGGAGGTCAGTACGGTCAAGCCACCACAAGAAATCGATGGCTCACGCTCGAAAAATCGAGCGTTTTACAGGTTTCTACGTAGGCATTTCCACTCGAAATGAGCGGGTGACGCGTGATGCCTATTAGCAATAACGCGCATGAAGTGTTTGAGGCAAGAATGGTGAAATACCCCTCGCCCTCTCCGTTGCGAATCCTCCTAAGGCCTCAATGGAGCTAGTAACGCCAAATTTGCCTTAAAACATGTCAAAACTTAAATCGATAAAAATAAAAAGATTTAAACACCTCGACGAGTTTGACCTAGAGGTTGAGGATACAACTTTATTGATTGGTGCCAATAATGCGGGAAAAAGCTCAGCGCTCCAAGCCCTACATTTTGCAGTTGCAGTCGCTCAGACGGCAAAGTTAATTGGCGATGGTGTTAAATGGGGCGGCGATAAGTTCGAACTTTCTTTTAATCCGGCGCAACTGCTTTACTCTCCCGTTGCAGATGTGCTCTCGCTTGCGTATGGCGGAAATTTAATTGAATCTGCTGCGCAGCAAATTGAAATCTCCATCACTCTTGATGATGGGGCAAATTGCTTTTTGACAATCAAAAGAGGTCGAAACAGAAATATTCAAGTCGCACTGCGAGGGCGCACGGTGGGAGAGCGACTGATGGATTTACGACAACCCTTCACCATTTATGCGCCAGGCTTAGCTGGTATTGCCAAAGAAGAACGATACATGTCGCCAGGGGTGGTTCGAAGAGTTGTGGCTCGCGGAGATGCGAATTTGGTTTTGAGGAATGTTCTTTTGATGCTTCAGGCAGAAGATCGGCGCGAGAAAAATGCCCTCACCGCGCGATTGAAAGCGGAGCATCAAAAGGCTCTCGAAGCCTATATTAAAAAACAAGGTCCTGCGCCAAAGCCGTGGTTTTTTGAGGTTCACTCTCACAGAGGGCCTTGGACGCAATTTCTCAGTGATATGCGAAAATTGTTTCCGGGTTTGAATGTGGAAATAAAATTCGATTCAGATCGAGACGAGACAATTAACGTATATTTTCAACAGCCTGGTGGTCTGATACTTCCAATTGATGCGGCGGGAACATCGATTTTACAGTCCAGCCAAATATTGGCTTACATCGCGCTATTCAAACCTCAGGTTTTGATATTGGATGAGCCGGACTCCCATTTGCATCCCAACAATCAACGTGCTCTTTGCAATTTGATTACGCAGCTGGCTGCAACGAGAGGCTTTAGAGCACTTATCAGCACTCACTCTAGGCATGTACTTGACAGCTTGCGCGATCGAGCAAAAGTAATTTGGATGAGTTCGGGGAAAAAGATTGAATATGATGCTGTTACCACTGCGGCAATGCTTTTGGAGTTGGGTGCATTAGATGCGATGGATTATTTTGCAAACGGTCATTTGAAATGTCTTTTTGCAACTGAAGATAGTAAGCCTGAATCTCTTCAGGCTCTGCAGGCACTTTTGTCGGCAAATGGATTTCCTCTAAAAGAAGTTGAAATTAGACCTTATTCGGGGTGCTCGAAGTTGGATGCGGCAAAGGTGTTGCGGAATTTCTTGCGCGATAAAGCTCCAAATGTTCGTTTTGTGCTGCATCGCGATGGGGATTACATGGATGAAGTCGCAGTGCAGAAAATTGAGAAAAGCCTAATCGATATTGATGCGTACCCCTTTGTTACTCGTTGCAGTGATGTGGAAGGATATTTTCTCAACGCCGCACATATTTCCGAGCTTAATCCTGATATTTCTTCGGAGAGGGCGTTGGAGCTGATAGAGCTGGCTACAGGTGCCGCCAAAGATAGATCAATAGAGGCTTTGATAAATATTAGAACCGAGGCGGCAATCAAGAAGAGAAATGGAGGGCCACCGCACAATGCTGGAGAATTGGCCGCCACAGCTTATAAGGATTATGAGGAAAATCCTGAGAAATGGCGGAGAGGTAAGCGAGTTTTGAGTGAGTTAAGGGGGTTGTTGAATAAAGAGCTGAAGTCGCATCCAAAAATCTTAGTGGCCACCAAGCATCTTGCCGTACCTGAATTGCAAAAAATCAAGGCCGCAATCTGGCCTTTAAAAAATTAAAGATAGTTGGCCGAGTTCGGAGAAGGCGTTCGCAGCTATACTTCATCGCCGTGAAAAAATCGCGGCCGGGTTTGGAAGCCCGCTGAAGTTCTGCGACGAAAGCCGCAGTCACCGCACATGGTCTGCGGCTTTTTCGTTCGTCCGTTTTAGGCGGCTCGAACGGGAGGGCGCGAGCCCTGCCGGTTCTCGTCAGAGCTTCCCGGTCTTCCAACCCGTTCGAGCTGCCGCCCTCGTTTGGAAGCGGGTGCGTCGGTTGTT is from Variovorax paradoxus and encodes:
- a CDS encoding MFS transporter, which encodes MPIALLALTLSAFAIGTTEFVIVGLIPTVAADLGIGLPSAGLLVSLYALGVAIGAPVLTALTGKLPRKALLLGLMALFTVGNLLAWKAPSYETLVAARILTGLAHGVFFSIGSTIATGLVPKEKAASAIAIMFTGLTVALVTGVPLGTFIGQHFGWRETFLAVSALGVIAFVGSWIFVPSDIRHTAPASLAQQAKVLAEPRLLLVYAKTAIGYGGSFIPFTFLAPILTDVAGFSAGAVGWVMLVYGVSVAVGNIWGGKLADRLGPIPALKIIFALLAAVLLLFNFAAPHKWFAVVAVLLWGAVAFGNVPGLQVYVVKQAERFTPQAVDVASGLNIAAFNLGIAGAAWAGGLIVTHLGLMHTPWIGALVVLVSLALTQWSGVLDRRSGIPVRASGPVPVGH
- a CDS encoding AAA family ATPase — encoded protein: MSKLKSIKIKRFKHLDEFDLEVEDTTLLIGANNAGKSSALQALHFAVAVAQTAKLIGDGVKWGGDKFELSFNPAQLLYSPVADVLSLAYGGNLIESAAQQIEISITLDDGANCFLTIKRGRNRNIQVALRGRTVGERLMDLRQPFTIYAPGLAGIAKEERYMSPGVVRRVVARGDANLVLRNVLLMLQAEDRREKNALTARLKAEHQKALEAYIKKQGPAPKPWFFEVHSHRGPWTQFLSDMRKLFPGLNVEIKFDSDRDETINVYFQQPGGLILPIDAAGTSILQSSQILAYIALFKPQVLILDEPDSHLHPNNQRALCNLITQLAATRGFRALISTHSRHVLDSLRDRAKVIWMSSGKKIEYDAVTTAAMLLELGALDAMDYFANGHLKCLFATEDSKPESLQALQALLSANGFPLKEVEIRPYSGCSKLDAAKVLRNFLRDKAPNVRFVLHRDGDYMDEVAVQKIEKSLIDIDAYPFVTRCSDVEGYFLNAAHISELNPDISSERALELIELATGAAKDRSIEALINIRTEAAIKKRNGGPPHNAGELAATAYKDYEENPEKWRRGKRVLSELRGLLNKELKSHPKILVATKHLAVPELQKIKAAIWPLKN